One region of Salinibacterium sp. TMP30 genomic DNA includes:
- a CDS encoding HAD-IC family P-type ATPase has product MTTGEPETPWYALAPEEAFTQLDSSSQGLTTAEADARRARVGPNQLEVRKPTPPWVVAARQFRSPLIAILLVAATVALLLQDWVDATAILIVLVLNASIGFWEETHAEREMRALASLTVPAARAVRDGHIIRLPAVDLVPGDVVALESGEQVAADVRVIEAHALQVDESMLTGESEQVHKTSAPVSEHAAMGDRHGMLYSGTFVTFGRGRGVVVATGRYTELGRINELVQTSSERTPLQQSIRSLERRIGIFVAAVAVAVVITGLLLGENLETVFLSAIAMAVATIPEALPVVMTVALAIGVRRMAAQGAIVRTLPAAETLGSTTVIASDKTGTLTENRLTAERVWIPGGDAIDVSTLPHQPSGVLREIVMAGALVNEAHPHGDNESGFIGDAVDVALAVLARSLGVTSDDDDLPDQVARLPYEPQNRYSQSLRRGGHGDDAALMLYVKGAPELVLSMCSSEAGGSTLDAAARQRVQDAHDQLAGDGYRVLAIACRTVADNELSGPELPHPAGLQLLGLVALTDPPRAEALESIALCVGAGMRVIMVTGDHPLTATTIARRLGIADYDNVITGDELDDLDDAALAERVAHAGVVARVSPSDKLRVVQALQANGDTVAVTGDGVNDAPALKAAAIGVAMGESGTDVAREAADVVLTDDRFATVVEAVRQGRIVFSAIRKATFFLLSTGFGIMLAVAISFFFEQPLLLIPVQVLWINVVTSGLQDVALAFEPAEGDELRRPPRAAREGILSRELWVRTVISASWMATVLLITFQMALAAGYEIEHVRTITMTVFVLMSFFQSGSARTERRSLFTISPFSNPFLIATALGSLGLQWLVMTWPVSAGVLGLVPLTLSEWVGCALAASTLLGLIETEKFVRRMLARRTSATAV; this is encoded by the coding sequence ATGACAACAGGCGAGCCGGAGACACCGTGGTATGCGCTCGCCCCCGAGGAGGCCTTCACACAGCTTGATTCGAGCTCGCAGGGGCTGACGACGGCCGAGGCCGACGCGCGCCGCGCTAGGGTTGGGCCGAACCAGCTGGAAGTGCGCAAGCCGACGCCCCCGTGGGTGGTGGCAGCGCGACAATTTCGGTCGCCACTTATCGCAATTCTGTTGGTTGCGGCGACAGTTGCACTGTTGCTGCAGGACTGGGTTGACGCCACGGCGATTCTCATCGTGCTCGTGCTGAACGCGTCGATTGGGTTCTGGGAAGAGACGCACGCCGAGCGCGAGATGCGTGCGCTTGCCTCGCTCACGGTGCCCGCTGCACGCGCTGTGCGTGACGGCCACATCATCCGGCTTCCCGCGGTCGACCTCGTGCCGGGCGATGTTGTCGCGCTCGAGAGTGGCGAGCAGGTGGCCGCCGACGTGCGCGTCATCGAGGCTCATGCCCTGCAGGTCGACGAGTCGATGCTGACCGGCGAGTCAGAGCAGGTGCACAAGACTTCCGCGCCCGTTTCCGAGCATGCCGCAATGGGCGACCGTCACGGGATGCTTTACAGTGGCACCTTTGTCACGTTCGGTCGCGGCCGCGGTGTTGTCGTGGCAACGGGCCGCTATACCGAGTTGGGGCGCATTAACGAGCTCGTACAGACCAGCTCGGAGCGCACGCCGCTGCAGCAGAGTATCCGCAGCCTCGAGCGCCGTATCGGAATTTTCGTGGCCGCTGTCGCTGTCGCTGTGGTCATCACCGGTCTGTTGCTGGGGGAAAACCTCGAAACAGTATTCCTGTCAGCGATCGCCATGGCCGTCGCGACGATTCCTGAAGCTTTGCCGGTAGTGATGACCGTCGCGCTGGCGATCGGTGTGCGTCGAATGGCAGCCCAGGGTGCGATTGTGCGCACGCTGCCCGCCGCCGAAACGTTGGGCTCGACAACCGTGATCGCGAGTGACAAAACGGGAACGCTCACCGAAAACCGGCTCACCGCCGAGCGCGTGTGGATACCCGGCGGCGATGCAATCGACGTGTCGACCCTGCCTCACCAGCCGAGCGGCGTGCTGCGCGAGATCGTCATGGCCGGCGCCCTCGTCAACGAGGCGCACCCGCACGGTGATAATGAGAGTGGCTTCATCGGTGACGCTGTCGACGTGGCGCTCGCCGTGCTTGCGCGCTCGCTCGGGGTGACGAGCGATGATGACGACCTACCCGACCAAGTGGCCCGACTCCCGTACGAGCCGCAAAACCGCTACTCGCAGTCACTGCGCCGTGGCGGGCACGGCGACGATGCCGCGCTCATGCTCTATGTGAAGGGTGCGCCCGAACTGGTGCTATCGATGTGCAGCTCAGAAGCTGGGGGGAGTACCCTCGACGCTGCCGCGCGCCAGCGAGTGCAGGATGCACACGATCAACTGGCCGGCGACGGTTACCGGGTACTGGCAATCGCCTGCCGTACGGTGGCCGACAACGAGCTGTCAGGGCCGGAGCTGCCGCACCCCGCCGGCTTGCAGTTGCTCGGGCTCGTTGCGCTCACCGACCCGCCGCGTGCGGAGGCCCTCGAGTCGATTGCACTCTGTGTCGGAGCAGGGATGCGCGTCATTATGGTGACCGGCGACCACCCGTTGACCGCCACCACAATCGCGCGTCGGCTCGGCATCGCCGACTACGACAACGTGATTACGGGCGACGAACTCGACGACCTCGACGACGCAGCGCTAGCCGAACGTGTCGCTCACGCCGGAGTGGTGGCGCGTGTCTCACCCTCAGACAAGCTGCGCGTCGTCCAGGCACTGCAGGCCAATGGCGACACGGTTGCTGTAACGGGCGACGGCGTGAACGACGCGCCCGCACTCAAGGCGGCCGCGATCGGCGTCGCGATGGGCGAATCGGGCACGGACGTGGCGCGCGAGGCCGCAGATGTCGTGCTCACCGATGACCGCTTCGCCACCGTTGTCGAGGCGGTGCGGCAGGGGCGCATTGTGTTCTCGGCGATCCGCAAAGCTACCTTCTTCTTGCTGTCGACCGGATTTGGCATCATGCTCGCCGTCGCCATCAGCTTCTTTTTTGAGCAGCCGTTGCTCTTGATACCCGTGCAGGTGTTGTGGATTAACGTTGTTACGAGTGGCCTACAAGACGTTGCGCTCGCGTTTGAGCCTGCGGAGGGGGACGAGCTGCGGCGACCTCCGCGGGCCGCGCGCGAGGGCATCCTGTCCCGCGAACTGTGGGTGCGCACCGTGATCTCGGCGAGTTGGATGGCGACCGTGCTGCTCATCACCTTCCAAATGGCGCTCGCCGCGGGCTATGAAATCGAGCACGTACGCACCATCACGATGACTGTGTTCGTGCTCATGAGTTTCTTCCAATCGGGCAGCGCGCGCACCGAGCGCCGCTCGCTCTTCACCATCAGCCCATTCAGCAACCCGTTTCTCATCGCGACCGCCCTCGGCTCGCTCGGGTTGCAGTGGCTCGTGATGACCTGGCCGGTCAGCGCAGGCGTGCTGGGGCTTGTGCCGCTCACGCTCAGCGAGTGGGTGGGGTGTGCACTAGCCGCATCGACCCTGCTGGGGCTCATCGAGACGGAAAAATTTGTGCGACGCATGCTGGCTCGGCGCACGAGTGCGACTGCGGTCTAG
- a CDS encoding ArsA-related P-loop ATPase, translating into MRDRARDRCPRQASSAGKHRPRIQYRSCTTEIASFDEFTNLLTDTSSYGRYDHIIFDTAPTGHTLLLLDATGSYHREIARQIGDILTFVTPLMRLQDPAQTKVILVTLAETTPVLEAEGLQQDLERAGIHPWGWVVNNSIAATHPVSPFLRKRAANEVEQIAGVRALSPRIALVPLLAEEPIGEVKLSRLTQRAHQPV; encoded by the coding sequence CTGCGCGACCGCGCTCGAGATCGCTGCCCGCGGCAAGCAAGTTCTGCTGGTAAGCACCGACCCCGCATCCAATATCGGTCGTGTACCACCGAGATCGCCTCCTTCGACGAGTTCACGAACCTCCTCACCGATACTTCCAGCTACGGTCGCTACGACCACATCATCTTCGACACCGCCCCCACCGGGCACACCCTCCTGCTGTTGGATGCCACGGGCTCCTACCATCGCGAGATCGCCCGCCAGATCGGTGACATCCTCACGTTCGTTACGCCGCTGATGCGCCTGCAGGATCCGGCGCAGACGAAGGTCATCCTCGTCACCCTGGCGGAAACAACCCCCGTACTCGAAGCCGAAGGGCTACAGCAGGACCTGGAACGTGCGGGCATTCACCCATGGGGCTGGGTAGTCAACAATTCGATCGCTGCCACGCACCCGGTGTCGCCGTTTTTGCGCAAGCGGGCCGCGAACGAAGTCGAACAGATCGCCGGCGTGCGTGCGCTCAGCCCACGGATCGCGCTCGTGCCGCTGCTCGCCGAAGAGCCGATCGGTGAGGTGAAGCTCTCCAGGTTGACGCAGCGTGCTCACCAGCCTGTCTAG
- the arsD gene encoding arsenite efflux transporter metallochaperone ArsD, with translation MPTIHIYEAALCCDTGVCGVDVDQSLVTVTADVRSLQELGADITRHNLANDPTAFTGDETVRAFMHTVGSKGLPLTVVDGVTVATGAYPTKEALHDLAGLGTPATTSAERLDLGLTQKTAGGCCGGTGCC, from the coding sequence ATGCCCACGATCCATATTTACGAAGCTGCCCTCTGCTGCGACACCGGAGTGTGCGGTGTCGACGTCGACCAGTCACTCGTGACCGTCACTGCAGACGTTCGCAGCCTTCAAGAACTGGGCGCCGACATCACGCGCCATAACCTGGCCAACGACCCCACGGCGTTCACAGGCGATGAAACGGTGCGCGCATTCATGCACACCGTCGGGTCGAAGGGACTGCCGCTGACCGTCGTCGATGGAGTCACCGTTGCCACCGGCGCGTATCCCACTAAAGAGGCGCTGCACGACCTTGCCGGCCTCGGCACCCCTGCCACGACATCCGCTGAGCGTCTCGACCTCGGGCTCACCCAGAAGACGGCCGGCGGCTGCTGCGGTGGAACTGGATGTTGCTGA
- a CDS encoding metalloregulator ArsR/SmtB family transcription factor: protein MPKALPALDDVSPICCAPLSSTPDFPLDDAVRLAVRLKALADPARLRLIAFMLNQPNKEACTCDLAPAVGLSEPTVSHHLKTLEKAGLVSKKRRGMNVHYAVESKAIRALGVAIHVDAPANFDLPTCST, encoded by the coding sequence ATGCCTAAAGCTCTCCCGGCCTTGGATGATGTGTCGCCGATCTGCTGTGCGCCGCTGTCATCAACTCCGGACTTTCCCCTAGATGATGCGGTGCGTCTCGCAGTGCGATTGAAGGCACTGGCTGATCCTGCGCGTCTTCGGCTCATCGCGTTTATGCTCAACCAGCCCAACAAGGAAGCCTGCACTTGCGACCTAGCACCAGCTGTTGGGCTTTCGGAGCCGACGGTTAGCCACCATCTAAAGACGCTGGAGAAGGCCGGACTTGTCTCAAAGAAGCGCCGGGGCATGAACGTGCACTACGCGGTCGAATCCAAGGCGATCCGGGCCCTCGGCGTCGCTATCCATGTGGACGCGCCCGCCAACTTCGACCTCCCAACCTGTTCCACCTAA
- a CDS encoding YetF domain-containing protein, which produces MWFDSWSDLIRIALAGTAGYATLIIVLRISGKRTLSQLNIFDFVVTVALGSILATVLSNTDVSWSEGAAAFALLAVLQFIVAWATSRWPRARGVVTSTPVLLFSDGTVRHQALRRARLTESEVHQVIRESGAGDLADIRSVVLESNGKLSVISASKYGDGSALKDVKN; this is translated from the coding sequence ATGTGGTTCGATTCGTGGTCTGACCTCATCCGTATCGCGCTTGCGGGAACAGCGGGATACGCCACTCTCATCATCGTCTTACGTATCTCGGGCAAACGCACCCTGTCACAGCTCAATATCTTTGACTTTGTCGTGACGGTCGCGCTCGGCTCCATCTTGGCGACAGTCTTGTCGAACACGGATGTGTCATGGTCGGAGGGCGCCGCAGCGTTCGCACTTCTTGCTGTTCTTCAGTTCATTGTTGCGTGGGCTACATCTAGGTGGCCGCGTGCCCGAGGCGTGGTCACCTCCACCCCAGTGCTGCTGTTTAGCGACGGGACGGTCCGCCACCAGGCACTAAGGCGCGCCCGTCTTACCGAGTCTGAAGTGCATCAGGTGATCCGGGAAAGCGGGGCGGGTGACCTAGCGGACATTCGAAGCGTCGTCTTGGAATCCAACGGGAAACTCAGCGTGATCTCTGCGAGTAAGTACGGGGACGGCTCAGCGCTCAAGGATGTGAAGAACTAG
- a CDS encoding alpha-glucosidase, with protein MTIVEKTNTVLVPNAEWWRSAVVYQVYPRSFADSNGDGIGDLPGIRSRLDYLQDLGVDVIWLSPIYSSPHDDNGYDISDYQAIDPVFGTMQDFDDLLADIHSRGMKLVMDLVVNHTSDEHSWFIDSSSSRESPKRDWYIWRDKPNNWESFFSGSAWQWHEETEQHFLHLFSKKQPDLNWENREVREAIYSMMRWWLDRGVDGFRMDVINLISKEPGLPDGVSHPGSRFGDGFPHFSYGPHIHEYLQEMHESVFSGRPQAYLTVGEMPGVTVDQAQRFTDPSRGEVNMVFQFEHVGLDHGPTGKWEGRPLDLVELKASMEKWQIGLGEVGWNSLYWNNHDQPRAVSRFGDDGEYREKSAQALGAVLHLQRGTPYIYQGEELGMTNVAGLNIGDVRDIESLNYYSEAVASGTPPDVAIASIQRIGRDNARTPMQWSSAGGFTTGDPWIAMNPNTVSVNAESQVGVESSVYEFYRSLIALRHADPVVVHGNFRLLEPLHPSLFVYERFWDGVTLTVAANLSGDNVDHNVVGEWVLGNYDESMGLLRPWEVRVLRVNHGPHDDIG; from the coding sequence ATGACAATCGTTGAGAAGACGAACACTGTTTTAGTTCCTAACGCCGAATGGTGGCGCAGTGCCGTTGTTTATCAGGTGTACCCGAGGAGTTTCGCCGATAGCAACGGCGATGGGATCGGAGATCTCCCGGGAATCCGCAGTCGCCTAGATTATCTCCAAGATCTCGGAGTCGACGTCATCTGGCTCTCTCCGATCTACTCGTCACCCCACGACGACAACGGCTACGACATCAGTGACTATCAGGCAATCGACCCAGTATTTGGCACGATGCAAGATTTCGACGATCTACTCGCAGACATCCATTCGCGCGGGATGAAGCTCGTAATGGACCTCGTCGTCAATCACACCTCCGACGAACATTCATGGTTTATAGATAGCTCATCCTCACGCGAAAGTCCGAAGCGCGACTGGTACATATGGCGGGACAAGCCGAACAACTGGGAGTCGTTCTTTTCTGGATCTGCTTGGCAATGGCACGAGGAAACCGAGCAGCACTTCCTTCATCTCTTCTCGAAGAAGCAACCAGACCTCAACTGGGAGAATCGAGAGGTTCGCGAAGCGATCTACTCGATGATGCGCTGGTGGCTCGACCGTGGGGTCGACGGTTTCCGCATGGACGTGATCAATCTGATCTCCAAGGAACCGGGCCTGCCTGATGGCGTATCGCATCCCGGTTCACGCTTCGGTGACGGCTTCCCGCATTTTAGCTACGGACCACATATTCACGAGTACCTCCAAGAGATGCACGAGTCAGTATTTAGCGGGCGGCCCCAGGCGTATCTCACTGTCGGAGAGATGCCCGGAGTCACCGTTGATCAGGCTCAACGTTTCACCGATCCATCCCGCGGTGAAGTCAACATGGTTTTTCAGTTCGAACACGTCGGTCTCGACCACGGGCCAACCGGCAAGTGGGAAGGACGCCCGCTCGACCTCGTCGAACTTAAAGCGTCGATGGAGAAGTGGCAAATCGGGCTCGGAGAGGTTGGCTGGAACAGTCTCTACTGGAACAACCACGATCAGCCACGGGCGGTAAGCCGTTTCGGTGACGACGGCGAGTATCGCGAAAAGTCCGCACAAGCGCTTGGCGCGGTACTGCATCTGCAACGCGGAACGCCGTACATCTATCAGGGCGAAGAGCTCGGCATGACCAACGTTGCCGGGCTGAACATCGGCGACGTCCGTGATATCGAATCACTCAACTACTACTCTGAAGCAGTTGCTTCGGGAACACCTCCCGACGTGGCGATCGCCTCGATCCAGCGAATCGGCAGGGACAACGCTCGGACGCCGATGCAGTGGAGCTCCGCCGGAGGCTTTACCACGGGTGATCCATGGATCGCGATGAATCCCAACACGGTGTCGGTGAACGCAGAGTCGCAGGTGGGAGTTGAGTCATCGGTCTATGAATTTTATCGTTCCCTCATCGCGCTGCGCCACGCTGATCCTGTTGTTGTTCACGGCAATTTTCGACTTCTCGAGCCGCTTCATCCTTCACTTTTTGTCTACGAAAGATTCTGGGATGGGGTTACGCTCACTGTCGCAGCAAACCTGAGCGGGGACAACGTCGATCACAATGTCGTCGGCGAGTGGGTCCTCGGAAATTACGACGAGAGCATGGGCCTTCTTCGGCCGTGGGAGGTCCGAGTGCTGCGAGTGAATCACGGCCCACACGACGATATCGGTTAG
- a CDS encoding glycoside hydrolase family 66 protein, translating into MIELLPTKSTFTPGELVEIEIRGDAPRGKMSVWYLGDSVLELDYDGSATIALPGLGIGSYGIELSDGTSTVRTAVQVAEQSAARLRYGFVVDYSPNRDLTGVSDTVRRLHLTGVQFYDWAYRHAELMGGGENYTDALAQPISLATVRELVQVVQQAGAKALGYAAVYAVGPDEWPAWQHQALLNGAQAPYGLGDFLFLVDPAAPDWLEHFVGDLTAAVDSVGFDGFHLDQYGYPKMARRPDGDIVDVAQSFTTMIDTVRSGLPEATLVFNNVNDFPTWSTGSSPQDAVYIEVWSPQETLGSLASVVTRARTVAGSKPIVIAAYQHVYDSAPTAESDRATALTMAALYSHGATHLLAGEADRILVDPYYVRNHPVEPSTAELLKRWYDFLVEHDELLLDTSIVDVTGATVGAYNDDTDVTFESAIVGETGLPGEIWRRVTESNGRRIIHLINLVGQVDSLWDAPRNPTADVGAGRVKIRRIPGCVPRVQVADPDGLGRLIDVEVTVDGEFAFAVLPPLAVWQLVLIDPTSRQGEDNDNR; encoded by the coding sequence ATGATCGAACTCCTTCCCACCAAGTCAACCTTTACCCCGGGAGAGCTCGTCGAGATCGAGATCAGAGGAGATGCGCCTCGAGGAAAAATGAGCGTCTGGTACCTCGGGGATTCCGTGCTGGAACTCGACTACGACGGGTCAGCCACAATCGCACTCCCCGGACTCGGTATTGGGTCCTACGGAATCGAGCTCAGCGACGGAACGTCCACAGTGCGGACCGCTGTACAGGTGGCGGAGCAGAGTGCAGCGCGTCTTCGCTACGGCTTCGTCGTGGACTACTCCCCGAACCGAGACCTGACCGGTGTCTCTGATACCGTGCGTCGACTCCACCTCACCGGAGTCCAGTTCTACGACTGGGCATACAGGCACGCAGAGCTCATGGGCGGAGGCGAGAACTACACGGATGCCCTCGCGCAGCCGATCTCGCTCGCAACCGTTCGAGAACTAGTCCAGGTCGTACAGCAGGCAGGAGCGAAAGCCCTTGGGTACGCCGCCGTCTACGCGGTAGGGCCGGATGAATGGCCGGCCTGGCAACATCAAGCATTGCTGAATGGCGCGCAAGCACCCTACGGTTTGGGAGACTTCCTGTTCCTCGTCGACCCAGCCGCACCGGACTGGCTGGAACACTTCGTCGGTGACCTCACCGCAGCTGTCGATTCGGTCGGCTTCGACGGATTCCACCTCGACCAATACGGTTACCCGAAAATGGCACGACGCCCTGATGGTGACATCGTTGACGTGGCCCAATCATTCACCACGATGATCGATACGGTGCGGAGCGGACTTCCCGAAGCCACGCTCGTATTCAACAACGTCAACGACTTCCCGACGTGGAGCACAGGCTCGTCGCCGCAAGACGCCGTCTATATCGAAGTCTGGTCTCCCCAAGAAACACTGGGCTCTCTAGCGTCAGTGGTCACGCGTGCACGAACGGTGGCCGGATCAAAACCGATTGTCATCGCGGCCTATCAGCACGTCTATGACTCCGCGCCAACTGCGGAATCCGATCGAGCAACCGCTCTGACGATGGCTGCCCTCTACTCCCACGGCGCCACCCATCTGCTCGCCGGCGAGGCCGACCGAATCCTCGTTGACCCCTACTATGTGCGCAACCACCCCGTCGAACCCTCAACTGCAGAGCTCCTGAAACGGTGGTACGACTTCCTCGTCGAGCACGATGAGCTGCTGCTCGACACCTCAATCGTCGATGTCACCGGTGCGACCGTGGGTGCATACAACGATGACACGGATGTCACTTTCGAGTCCGCGATCGTGGGCGAAACTGGCCTGCCGGGCGAGATCTGGCGACGAGTCACCGAATCCAATGGTCGCCGGATCATCCATCTCATCAATCTGGTCGGCCAGGTCGACTCTCTATGGGACGCGCCCCGCAATCCGACCGCCGACGTCGGCGCTGGCCGAGTAAAGATCCGTCGAATCCCCGGCTGCGTGCCACGAGTGCAGGTCGCCGACCCAGACGGACTTGGACGATTGATCGATGTGGAGGTTACGGTCGACGGCGAATTCGCCTTCGCTGTGCTCCCGCCCTTGGCCGTATGGCAGCTCGTGCTGATTGATCCCACGAGCAGACAGGGCGAAGACAATGACAATCGTTGA
- a CDS encoding carbohydrate ABC transporter permease, with translation MRTRRFAAGNAVRILVLSVGAIIMIIPFIYMLSTSFKEQTYVFTNPPQFIPDPATTANYEQAIESSDFVRYFMNSLIVAVISTALSLLVSSMMAYAFARFRFRFKETLFRVLLLGLMIPAIMLIIPQFILAKNLHLLDSLVGLIVFYVAGSLALNTFLLRGFFESIPAELDQAMQVDGANAWLRYWKLALPLAKPGLATATIFTFLACWDEFTIALTLTNSPENRTLPIAIQLFAGQGNNAVQWGLVFAASMIAIVPVIIVFLVFQRYFVQGLTSGAVKG, from the coding sequence GTGAGAACACGACGCTTCGCAGCCGGAAATGCGGTCCGGATTCTCGTACTGTCAGTCGGGGCGATCATCATGATCATCCCGTTCATCTACATGCTCTCGACCTCGTTCAAGGAGCAGACATACGTCTTCACCAACCCACCGCAGTTCATCCCCGACCCCGCAACCACGGCGAACTACGAGCAGGCAATCGAATCGTCGGACTTCGTCAGATACTTCATGAATTCGCTGATAGTTGCGGTCATTTCGACCGCACTTTCGCTGCTTGTTAGCTCGATGATGGCCTACGCCTTCGCGCGATTCCGGTTTCGTTTCAAAGAAACTCTGTTCCGGGTTCTCCTACTCGGGTTGATGATCCCGGCGATCATGCTGATCATTCCGCAGTTCATCCTTGCCAAGAATCTGCACCTGTTGGATTCGCTCGTGGGGTTGATCGTGTTTTACGTCGCCGGCTCTCTCGCCCTGAATACGTTCCTCCTCCGGGGGTTCTTCGAATCTATCCCGGCAGAACTTGATCAAGCGATGCAGGTCGACGGAGCCAACGCTTGGCTGCGCTACTGGAAGCTCGCTCTACCCCTAGCCAAACCCGGCCTTGCTACAGCGACGATCTTCACCTTCCTGGCGTGTTGGGACGAGTTCACTATCGCGCTCACCCTCACTAACTCACCAGAGAATCGAACATTACCGATTGCGATACAACTCTTTGCCGGTCAGGGGAACAACGCCGTGCAGTGGGGACTCGTATTCGCGGCATCAATGATCGCGATCGTGCCGGTGATCATCGTCTTCCTCGTATTCCAACGCTATTTCGTGCAGGGCCTCACATCAGGAGCAGTAAAAGGATGA
- a CDS encoding sugar ABC transporter permease encodes MSVLSTGESLSAGVAEVLSVTPAPPKKRRRRSKGRAVLAATPYLFLAPGFILFAVTVLYPTVQAFQMSFFDWKIVGSAASEFLGLDNYAKAFADDHFWLALSNSGVYMVLTVAPQIIIGLAIALLIQKKSPTQPLFRVLFYLPVVTSWVVVSFLFKFLFSDDGLINFALGDLLQITNGDTAWLADRWTALIAICALGVWKGIGWSMMIFLAALQGVPQTLVEAATMDGTNRWQRFKVVTVPAIWPALLFVTVMLVIGGFNVFVSVYLITGGGPAGRTDVLLTYMYEQAFNNLDFGYGSAIAVILTVLVFALSVVQMRVFRDRNGGGAL; translated from the coding sequence GTGTCTGTACTCTCAACAGGCGAAAGCCTGAGCGCTGGCGTGGCGGAGGTCCTCTCCGTCACGCCAGCACCACCCAAAAAACGGCGCCGGCGCTCTAAAGGCCGAGCAGTCCTCGCTGCAACGCCCTACCTATTCCTCGCGCCCGGATTCATCCTCTTTGCTGTCACCGTGCTCTATCCCACGGTCCAGGCATTCCAGATGAGTTTCTTCGACTGGAAAATCGTCGGGTCTGCGGCCAGCGAATTCCTCGGACTAGACAACTATGCGAAAGCATTCGCTGACGATCATTTCTGGCTCGCTCTGAGCAACAGCGGAGTCTACATGGTGCTCACCGTGGCACCGCAGATCATCATTGGCCTCGCGATCGCGCTTCTTATTCAGAAGAAGAGTCCAACTCAGCCCCTTTTCCGCGTGCTCTTCTACCTGCCCGTGGTGACCAGTTGGGTTGTCGTCTCGTTCCTCTTCAAATTTCTCTTCTCCGATGATGGACTGATTAACTTCGCGCTCGGCGACCTGCTTCAGATCACCAACGGTGACACTGCATGGTTAGCCGACCGGTGGACAGCCCTCATCGCAATCTGCGCCCTTGGCGTCTGGAAAGGTATCGGCTGGTCGATGATGATCTTCCTCGCAGCCCTCCAAGGCGTGCCCCAAACGCTTGTCGAAGCAGCGACCATGGATGGCACAAACCGATGGCAACGATTCAAGGTCGTCACCGTTCCCGCGATCTGGCCCGCGCTGCTCTTCGTCACTGTCATGCTCGTGATTGGTGGCTTCAATGTCTTCGTATCCGTGTATCTGATAACGGGTGGCGGGCCAGCGGGGCGCACCGACGTGCTCCTCACCTACATGTACGAACAGGCGTTCAATAACCTGGACTTCGGATACGGATCGGCAATCGCCGTCATCCTGACCGTGCTTGTCTTCGCTCTCTCCGTCGTTCAGATGAGGGTCTTCCGCGATCGCAATGGAGGAGGTGCGCTGTGA